Genomic window (Leisingera methylohalidivorans DSM 14336):
TGCAGCCAGCTTTGACGGGGCCAGTAAGCTGCCGATCGACGTCAATCATGCAACCGATCTTGCCGCCCCGAAGGGCCTCCCCGCACCTGCCCGCGGCTGGATCACCAAAATGCAGGCCCGTGAAGACGGCATCTGGGGCCAGGTCGAATGGACCGGCAAGGGCCGTGAACTGCTCGAAGACCGCGCCTTTGCGGGCATTTCCCCGGTTGTCGCCCTGCTGCAGCCGGCCGGGCGGGAAATCGTCGCAATTCCGCGGGCCTCCCTCGTCAATCAGCCAAATCTGCGCGGGCTGACCGCGCTTAACCAGGAGAGTGAAACCATGCCGTTTCGGGAAACCGCCGCCAAGCTGCTGGGCCTTGCGGCCGATGCCAGCGAGGAGGACATCACCAAAGCGCTGAAGGCACGGAAGCCCAGCGAGAAAAGCACCGAACTGCAATCCCAGCTTGGCCAGATCGGCGTTGCCCTAGGCTGCGCTGAAGATGCGGGCGCTGAAGATATTCTGACCGCCGCCCAAAGCGCAAACGCCGACACCACCGGCAAGGATGCTCAAATCATCGCCTTGCAATCCTCATTGAAGGGGTTGTCGGATCAATTCAGCACCCTCCAGGAAGGCAACAAGAAAACTGCCGCAACCGCATTTGTGGACGGTGCCATTGCCGACATGCGCATGGGCGTAAAGCCGCAGCGCGACACCTTCATCGCCATGCACCAGGAAAACCCGGAACGCACCGAGGCGATGATCAATGCCTTTCCCAAGTTGGAAGGCGAGTTGCTGCCGGATACGCCCCCCGGCGGCGGCACCAGCCTGGCCCTGAATGCCACCGAACTGGCAGGCAAAGCCACCGCCTACCAACTGCAGCAGGCCAAAGCCGGTTTCGAAATCAGCATCACCGAAGCGGTGCATGCTGTGCAGGAGGGCAAGGCATGATCCCGACCTTCATCCGCGGCTACGAGGCCGCCTCTGAGATCACCGGTTACCGCATCGTCAAATTTGCTGATCCGGCAAACGGCCAGACAATTGACCTGGCAGACAGCAACACCGCCGCGTCCCTGGGCGTTTCGGACAGCATGGGCGCCCCGGCTGGCGGCATGTGCGACGTGCACCGCGCCGGTCTGGTTCCGGTGATCCTGGGCGGTCCTGTAAGTACCGGCGATCCGCTCACCTCTGATGCGGATGCTGCAGCCGTCCTGGCTGCGGGCACCGCTTCCACCACCGTGCGCATTGTCGGCTTTGCCGATGAACCCGGCATCGCTGGCGACACCATCATGGCCTTCCTGGCCCCTGGCCTGCTGCACGAAGCCTGATTTCCTGAAAGGACCTGACCATGGCGCCTACCCGCCCGTTTCAATCTGACCCGATCCTGACCGCCATTGCGGTCGGCTACAAAAACCCGGAGGCCTCACGCATCGCTGATGAGGTGATGCCCCGCCATACCGTCCCCGGTGAAAAGTTCAGCTGGACGGAATACCCCATTGAAGAGGCCTTCAATACGCCCGACGCCCGTGTCAGCCGTAAAGGCCGGGTCAACCAGCTCGAATTCGGCGGCAAACAGCGCACGTCCGAAGTGGAAGACTACGGCCTGGACGCACCGGTGCCGATTTCCGATATTGACACCGCTGCCGCTGCCCGCGCTGCAGGCGTGTCGAACTTCGACCCCGAAGGCCACGCGGTGGAAATGGTTTCCGAGACCATTGAAAACATCCGGGAAGTCCGGGTGGCCCGTACCGTCCATAATGCCGACAACTATGCGGACGGCCGCAAAACCACTCTGGCAGGCGGCGACCAGTTTTCCGATTACGCCAATTCCGACCCGATTGGCATCATCAAAACCGGGCTTGAAAAAACGCTGATCATGCCCGCCAATACGATGGTGATGGGGCGCAAGGTTTGGACGGCACTGTCTTCGCACCCGAAACTCGTCAACGCGGTCAAAGGCAACCTGACCAACGAAGGCATTGTGACCCGCCAGCAGTTTCTTGAGCTGTTTTCCGGTGAAGGCATCAAGCGGCTGCTGATTGGCGATGCTTATTTCAATGCCGCAAAACCGAACCAGGCCGCCAACCTGCAGCGTGCCTGGGGAAACAATATCTCCCTGCTGCACATCAACAAGATGGCAACGTCCCAGGGCGGCGGCATCACCTGGGGGTTCACCGCCGAGTTCGGCGGCAAAATCGCCGGGCGGATCGAAGACAAGGACATCGGCCTGCAGGGCGGCTACCGCATCCGGCGCGGCGAGCGGGTGAAAGAGGTGATCGTCGCCAAAGACGTCGGCTACTACATCCAGAACGCAGTGGCGGCATAAGGGGGCGGTCATGAGTGAACGCAAAGCCCTATTCACGCGCGCCAAAGAGCTGAAGCTGGATCTTCCCGGCAACATCTCGAACGACAACCTGAAAGCAGCCATAGCGGCTGCTGAAGGGCGCACCGGAGGCACCACTGCACCGCCCAAGGATGATGCCGAAAAGGTCAGCGCCCTTGTTCTCAGCGAGCTGAAGTACAACGGCGAGACCTACGCCCCGGACACTGAGAACGACACGGTTGAGCTGCCCCCCACCGAGTTCAAGACGCTCGAAGACCTGAAGGTCGTTCAGGCGCTGGACAGCGAGTAAACCGGCAGCGCCCCTCCGGCGCTGCCTCCCCCTTTCCCACTTCTCTGACCACCCGAGGGCACCATGGCCTACGCCGCGCAAAATGACCTGGTCACCCGCTACGGGCAGGACCTGCTGGTTGAGCTGACAGACCGGGGTGAAGAACCCACCGGCGAGATCGATGCGGACGTGGTGGCAAAGGCGATCAGCGGCACCGATGCCCTGATCGACGGTCATTTACAGGGCCGCTATGTGCTGCCGATGAGTGAGACCCCGCCGCTGATCCGCGAGCTGGCCGAGCAAATCACGATCTACAAACTGCACCGCTACACACCGTCCGAATTGATCAAGGATGAACACAAGGCGGCGCTAGCTACTCTGGAAAAGATTGCCAAGGGCACCGTGCGCCTGCCCGTTGCCGGTGTGGAACCCACCACCCGGCCCGGCAATGGCGTGCGGGTCACCGACCGGGAACGCCCGCTGACCGCCTTGAACCTGAAAGGGTTCATCTGATGCTGGATGCGATTGTCGGCCGCTTGAACGATCAGGTTCCCGCACTTTCAAACCGGGCTAAGCCGGTGGCCGACCTGGTCGAAATGATCCGGAGCAACCGCCTGCCGCAGAATGCCACCGCGACGGTTTCCCCCGCGGGCCTGAAAGGCGGCAAAGCTGAGGCGGGCACCGGCGTTTTTACCCAGCCGCTGCACCGGGGCTATTCGGTGCTGCTGATCGCCCCCAGCCAGTCAAAGACCGGCGCCAAGGCGCTGGAAGAGGTGGACCCGCTCATTACCAGCGTGGCCTCCGCTTTGGCGGGCTGGGCGCCAGAGGCTGGCCCAGGTGTATTTCAAGTGGACCGCGGCCGCCTGCTGTCCATCACCGGGGGCCGCCTCCTTTATGAGCTGGTCTTTTCCATCAACACCGAACTGAGGGTCACGCCATGAGCAAGCCTCCCCTGCCCCAATCCGGCGGCAGCTTCACCCGCCAGCCTGACGGCAAGCTGAAGCAGGTTGAAAAGCCCGCTGCAGATCCGAAGCCGAAGGCTCCGGCCAAACCCGCCCGCAAGGAAAAGGAGGCATAAATGGCCGCCCCGATCTACTGGCGCGACAAGCGCATCCTGTTCAAGCTGGAAAGCACCTATGGCGACGACGCCGTCCCGACCGGCGGGGCCAATGCCATCATGGGCTTTGATGTGACCTTCAAGCCGATGGAAGGCCAGGACCAGGAACGCGACCTGGAACAGCCCGGCATGAGTGCCAACGGCACCATTCCAACCGATATTCACGCCAAGCTGGCCTTGACCGTGGACCTCAGCGCGTCCGGCGCGGCGGGCACATCCCCGGCCTGGGGGCCGCTGCTGCGTGCCTGCGCGGTCGCGGAAACCATCACTGCGGGCACCTCGGTCATGTACAGCCCCATCGTGAACGGCCAGGAAGCCGGGACCGTGCATATCAGCATCGGCGGCACCCGCTATGTCATGCTCGGCACCCGCGGCACCGCGGAATTCATGCTTGATGCGCAGCAAACACCGAAGATCAAGTTTGATCTTACCGGGCTGTTCACGCTGCCCAGCGATACTGCCCCGCCTGCCGTGGATCTGGCGTCCTGGACCGAGCCGCTGGTGGTCAGCCACAACAACACGCCGGTGTTCACCATCGGCGGCACCAGCCTGGTCATGAAGACGGCCAAGCTGGCCCTGGGCAACAAGGTCGAACCGCGCTTCCTGGTCGGCGCCGAGCGGGTCCTGATCACCGACAAATCCGAGCTGTTTGAAACCGCCGTCGAAGCCCAGCCGCTGGCCGGTTTCAACCCGTTCCAGATGGCGATGAACATGGACCAGCCCGCGGTTGTTCTGACCCACGGCACCGAGGCCGGGAAGATCGCCACGCTCAATCTGCCTACCGCCCAGATGCAGCGGCCGGGCCTGACCCAATCCCAGGGCATCAAAGAATGGCCGCTGCGCCTGGTGCCCCGCGCCGCAACCGAAAACAGCCAGTGGTCGCTGACCCTCACCTGATCCCAAAGGAGCAAACCCCCGTGTTCAACATCATTGAACGGCCCACATTTACCCGCACCGTGAAAGTCCGTGTTCCCAAAGGTGACGGAGTAGACGAGCAGGACTTCAAGGCCACTTTCAACGCCATGGACGATGACGCGCTCAAAGGTCTCGGCATGGCGGATATTGAGGGCACAAAAGAGTTTCTGCGGCAGGCTGTGGCTTCTCTGGATGACCTGGCCGGGGCCGATGGCAAGCCCATTCCTTACAGTGATGAGATCCGCGAGACCGTCTTCAAACTGCCCTACGCCCGGATCGCGCTGATGGGGGCATACCACAACGGTATGAACGGGCTGCTGCCGGGAAACTGATCTGGGCCGGGCGGGCGTGGGTGCAGGGCAAATTGTTCAGCACCTCGCCCGCCCGGTGCGAGGAAGACGAAGACGCCGAAACCCTGGGCATCCCGAAAGAGCTGATGGCCGCAGGGCGGCCGGGCCGATCTGATCCGGAGGGCGTCTGGCGGCAAAACGCGGAGGCGGTGGAAGCCTTCCTGGACGCCGCCACCCAGCTGAACCGGATCGCCCTGGCAGACGGCCGCAGCCGCATCACCGGATTGAACTACCCCGGCGCCCAGGCCGCCTGGGCGTTCAGCGGAACCGAAATGACCCCGGACCTGTTTGCCAAGGTCCAGATTATTGAAAGCGGCGTTCTGGCCGAAAGCATCGGAAACTGATCATGCCCTTCGTCCTCTCCGGAAAAGTCTTGATGGATGCCTCCCAGGGCAAACAGGAGCTGGCGGAGCTGAAGGGGGCAAAGGATGCCGCGGGAAAATCCGCTGAAGTTCTAAGTTTCGCAGAAGCCAAGGCGGCCGCCGAGATCAAGAAACTGGGAACGGCATCGGGCGCGGCGGCTGGCCAAGCTGAAGTGCTCGATGCAGCCCAGGAAGGGCTGGCCAACAACGTTGTGCGGGTTGGTCAGAACAGCGCGCTTGCTGCCGGACAAGTCGGCAACCTAACCGCTCAGTTCAATGATATCTGGGTGATGCTGGCAGCCGGGCAAGCACCTGTTCAGCTTGCCCTCCAGCAAGGTACACAAATTACTCAGGTGTTCGGCAATGCGGGCGCTGCCGGTGCGGTAAACATGCTCCGCCAGGGCTTGCTTCGGATGATCAGCCCGCTGAACCTGCTGACCATTGGCGGCATCGCTGCCGGTGCGGCCCTATTCCAGTGGCTGACCAGCGCGGGCGACGAAGCGCGCACTTTTGAAGATGCAATTGGCGATCTTGAAAACCAGATGAAGGCCTATGCCGAGGCCGCTGAGGCGGCATCGGTCTCAACAAATGACCTGCAATCCAAATTCGGCGACGCCTGGCAGGAAGCCCAGATCCTTTTGGACGGGTTGCGCGAAAACGCTCTGACCACCCTCAAGCTCGAAGCCGAAGCCACCATCGCGGTTACGCTTGATGAGAGCGGCCTGGACCTGAACAGCTTCCGCCTGGATGACCGTCTGGAACTGAGCGGCCTGTTTGACTTTGACGTGTTCTATGGGGAGTTCCGCCGCACTCATAAGTCCCTCATCGACGAAGTCCTGAATGACTTCGAAGGCCTGGGCGCTGCGGCCAACGGGTCTGTGCAGGACCAGGTGCAGGCAGTAGAGGAGCTGATCACCAGCTTTGAAACCGCCGCCCAATTCTCCGGAAAAATCACCGAAGAAGAAAACGCCCAATTGGCCATGCTCCGCCAGTTGGCGCTGAAGCTGCGGGAAATTCAGGCCATGGAAGACGGCCGGGATGCTGCAAGCGAAGCCAAGGCCCAAGCCCTCAGCAAAGAACTGGCTGCTGAAGAAGCTCTGACCGCCGCCATTGAAGCCCATGGCCAAAAGTCGGCCGAGGTCCACAATCTCAAAATTGCCCAGGCCCGCGAAGCGTTTCTGGCCAAGGTGGAAGAACTGCGGATCAGCGACGAGCTGAAGGCGTCATTGCTTGAGCAATGGAACGCGGCAAATGAAGCACGGGACCCCTACCAGGAACGCCTGGCCTCCGCCTATGCCTACTATGCCCAGACCCGGACGGCGTCCCAAGAACAGCAGCAGGACGCTCAAACGCTGATCGCATCGCTTCAGCAGGAAGCAGCCTTGCGCCAGGCTATGAACGAACAGGGCGCAGGCAGCGTGGAAGTCGCCGAACTCCGGCTGCAGGCAGAGCGCGAGGCTTTTCAGCAGCAAGTTGACGCGCTTGATGTTTCCGAGGAGCTGAAGGACGAGCTGATGGCAGCCTGGGATGCTGCCAACGGGGTGGCCGATGCCGATATCGCGGGCAATATCACCCTGGCCGCGGATGAAGCCCACCGCCTGAAAACCAACCTGCTGGAAGCCCAGGGCAAAGAGATCATGGGCGGCATCGGCGCCAACCCGGATTTCAACGACCCGCGCGGTGAAAGCGCAGGCGCCGGAAACCCGGATTACATCCACCGCAACCAGGGTCTGCCCGACGTGGACATGCCGCCCAACCCGCGCAAGTCGCGCCGCGGCGGCGCCAGCCAGTCCGAGAAAGAACGCAAAGCTGTAGAACGGCTGATTGCGGCGGAGACCCGGCGGCTGGATATCCTGAAAGAAACCAACCCGGTCATGCAGGAAATGATCCGGCACCGGGATGTTCTGAAGGACGCTACCGACGCAGAACGCAAGGCTGTCGAGGCCATCATCCGCCAACGGCTGGAGGAAGAAAAGGCGCTGGAGCAGACAAAAGAGGCGGCCGATTGGCTGAAGGCAACCGGCCAGGATCTGGGCGATGCGCTGACCACCAGCGGCGACGCGGCCGCAGACGCCTGGGACCGTGTGAAAGAAGCGATCATCAAGGCGGCCGCCGAGGCGGTTCTGTTCGGCAATGGTCCCCTTGCCGAGATCTTTGGCATTGGCTCCGGCCTGCTGGGCGGCGGGTCCGGATCCGGAGGCGAAACCGACCTGTTAGGCAACTTTGTCTCTGGGGTGTTTGGCCTCGCCGACGGGACCGTTGGCATGATGGTTTACGGCGACGGCGGCAACCGGGACGACAAGGTGCCCACCATGCTGTCTGCCGGTGAAAGCGTCATCACTGGCAAGGCCACCCGCCGCTACCGCCCGATCCTGCAGGCGATGAATGACGGCGTTGAAATCCCCGGTTTTGCAAGCGGAATTGTTCCCGGCGCCGCCGCCAGTGCGCCCTCGGCGGCAGCGGCGGCCGGGCAAACCCGCCCGACCATTACAGTCCGCCTTCTGCCCTCACCGATGTTCGAGGCGGTGGTGGAAGAGCGCGCCTCGGAAATCAGCGTCGAGGTGGTCCGGGACTACGACCAAGGCCCCGCCCGCTCGACCGTGAAAGACACTCTTGAAGATCCATACAAGGTTTGATGATGGCATTGGCCTGGCCCCTCCCCCTCAGCGAATTCTTTGACACCCTGCCCATCGCCCGGATCACCTCCCGGCCGGGTGCAGCTAATACCACGTCGGAAACCCACGGCGGCGACGTGATCAAGCACCGGCTCGGCAGCCGCCTGTGGGGCGGGCGCATTGTCCTGGACAAGGATCACCACAGCGCCATTGCGGCCATCGAGGCGCGCCTGTCGCTGCTGGACGAACCCGGCGCGTCCTTTCTGCTTTGGGACACCCGCCAGCCGCACCCGGCCGCCGACCCGGAAAAATTCATCCTTGGCAGCTCCGCCCCCGTCATCGAGGCGCTGAACCCGAACAACCGCGAGCTGGATATCTCCGGCCTGCCTGCGGGATACATCCTCAGCCGCGGCGACCTTCTGGGCTTCACCTATGGCGCCAATCCAACCCGCTACGCCTACCACCGCATTGCGACCGGTGCCGTGGCCTCGGGTGCAGGCATTGCCGCAGATATCGAAGTCACCCCGTTCATCCGGCCGGGCGCCGCCCTGGGCGCGGCCGTCACGCTGGGCAATCCGGTTCTGAAGGCCACCCTCACCACCGCCCAGTACGGCGAGGGCCGCTCGGCGGTCACCGAAGGCGGCTCGTTCAATTGGCTGCAGACGCTGAGGTAATCATGTCCTATTCCGCACAAGCACAGCAGCAGCTTGAAGAACGCCGCGGCACAGACGCCCGCGTCCTCTTGTGGTTTCAGGCCAGGAACCGCACCACCGGCGCCCCCGAAACCCTTGGGTTCTGGACCGGCGACGATCATCAGGAATTCCTGATCGACGGCGGGATCCGCACCTACTACGGCGCGGGCGCCGTGATCGATGTTCCGCCCATCATTGCCGCGCCGGGGTTCCAGGTGCGCCAGTACCGGGTCAAGCTGCCGCCGATGCTGGACGAGGTAAAACAGCTCCTGCAGCAGTACGACCCCCGCCATGCTGAAGTTCAGATCCATTCCGCCGTCTTCGATCTGGACACCGGCAATCTGATGCCCCCCGTTAAACGCATGTTTAAGGGCGTTTTAAACGAGGCGCCGGAGGAGCTGGGCGGCAAGGGCAAACCCAGCTTTACCCAGCTTGTCCTGGTATCGCCCGCCCGCAAGCTGACCCAGGGCCTGCCCCTGAAGCGCTCAAACGCCGAACTGCAGCGCCGCAACACAGATGACCGGGGCCGCGAATACAGCGACGTTGCCGGGGAATGGCCGGTGCCATGGGGAACCTGATGCAGAACCGGGCGGAACTCCTGCTGGATTACTTGAGCGGCATCCGGTCTGCCAAGCGCGTGCTGAAGCCGTCGCAATTTGACTGCGCCTTCTTTGCGGCAGGCTGGGTGAAGGCCTGCACGGGCGTTGACCTGGCCAGCGCCTGGCGCGGCCAGTACCGCAGCCTGGATGAAGGCCGGACCAAGCTGAAGGCTGCCGGGTATCGGGATCTGGACTGCCTGGCCGCCGCCCATCTGCCGGAAATCGACGGCTGGAACACCTCTCAGCCCGGAGATATCGCCGCTGTCAGCGAAGGCGGCCACACGGCGCTGGGGATCATTGGCGGTCCGCAGATCCACGTCCTGGGCCTCAAAGGGCTGGACTATCTCCGCCTTGACCGGGCCGAACGGGTGTTCCGGCCATGAAGCTGCTGTCCTATGCCCTGCTGTTCCTGCTGGTACTGTGCCAGCCCGCAGCCGCTGATCCGGTCACGGCCACCATTGCTGCGCTTGGAACCGCCTTCAAAGCGGCAGTTGCGACCATTACCCTCAAGTCCTTGGCCACCGCGGCCCTGCGAACACTGATCAGCACCGGCGTTTCGCTGCTGATGAAGAAGCTCAAGCAGCGCAAACAGCGCCTTCCCGGCATTCAAACGTCGACCACGACAAAGGGCGGGACAGATCCGCAAGGCTCGGTTGTTGGCCGCTTCGCCACGGCAGGCCATCTGGTCTATCAGAACAGCCATGGCGACAACCGGGTTTACCTCACCCATGTGATTGAGCTGGGCGATATCCCCGGCGCCAGCCTGCGCCGCCTGATCATTGACGGCGAATACTCCGGGATCGGCACGGATTGGGACCCGAACGTCGGCTACCAGATCCTGAACAAGGTCGCGGATGACGGCTGGGGATACGGCTGGATCCGGTTCTATGACGGCAGCCAACTGACGGCGGATGCACGCCTGGTGGCGCTGTACGGCGCGGACCCGGACCGGTCCTGGACCGAAGACCACATTCTGACCGGCCTCAACTACGCGGTTCTGACCTTTTACCGCAGCGACAAGCAGTATCCCAATGGCAGGCCGCAAGTCCGGTTCGAGCTGGACGGGCCGGGCTTTTATGATCCGCGCCAGGACAGCACCGCCGGGGGCAACGGGTCCCAGCGCTGGGAGGACCCAGCCACCTGGCAGCCCACCGAAAACCTGATGGTCATGGCCTATACCGTCATGCGCGGCATCACCCTGCCCTGCGGCTCTGTCTGGGGCGGCGGCTTTCCGGCCGAGGACATGCCTTACACCGAATGGGCGGCGGCAATGGATGCCTGCGATCTGGCCGTGGGCAACAACAACCGGCCGCAGTTCCGCGGCGGCATGGAGATCCGCTTTGAAGAGCCGCCGGCCGATTTCCTTGAGGACGTCTTTGCCTCCGCAAATGCCGAAATTGTTGAGCTGGGCGGTTATTGGTATCCGCTGGTGGGATCTGTTGACACCTATGCGGCCGACCTGACCGAAGACGATCTGCTGGTCTCTGAAGGCTGGAAGCATGACCCTTTCCCCGGTCTGGAAAAGGCGTTCAACGCGGTCACAGTCACCCATCCTTCCCCAAATGCGCTTTGGAACCCGTCTGCGCCGATCACGCTGACCCGGCCGGAATGGGAAGCGGAAGACGGCGGCGAACGTGTCTTTGATCTGAAGCTGCCGATGGTGTTCAACACCCCGCAAGCGCGCCAGATCGGCAGTGCGCTGCTGAAGGAAAACCGCCGCTTCCGGACCCACCGGCTGCCGCTGCCGCCCGAATATGCAAACCTGCGGCCCCTGCTGAAGACCCGCTTCACCTCTGCCTGGTACGGCTACAACGGCAAGACCTTCACCATCACCGAGATGGCCTTTGACCTGCTGAAGCTGAACGTCTCGGTCAGCCTGCGGGAATGGGATCACAGCGACTTTGATCCGGACCTCGCACTTGAAACCCCCGCCGCGCCGCAGGTCACCGCGCCCATCGTCACCCAGGACGCCGGGGTGCCGGGCTTTGGCGTCTCGGGGATCGAGATCAAGGACGCAAACGGCGTTGTGCGCGGCGCGGGCATCCGCGCCGTCTGGACCCCCTCGCTTGCCTTCACGGCGGATGGCGTGTCCTTCCAGGTGCGGGTCAAGGACGGCGACGATGAGCGTTTCAGCGCCAGCACCGCCGATCTGGAACTTGGCACCTTCCGCCTGGAACCGATGCAGGGCGGCACCGAATACGAGACCCGCGCTCGGGCAATCTCCAAGACCAGGGACACGAAATGGACCGGCTGGCTGCCGGTAACAACGCCCGCGTTCAAACTGCAGCCGGATGTGCTGAGCGATGAGACCTGGCAGGTAATCTCCGATGATGCCAATGCGGCCGCCGCCGCTCTGAACGACCAGCTTGTCCTGGGCAGGATCGCGCCGCTGGAAGCCGCGGTGCAGCGGGATCTGGAGGTCCGCGACGTGCAGAGCTTCCATGCGGCAGAGGCGCTGGGGGTGATTGGCGATCAGGTCTTGTGGGCACTGACCAAGCTGTCCGAAATCGACGGGCGGATGGCGGGCGCCGGGATCTACCAGGATCCGGACACCGGCACGGTGCGGATCTACGGCGTGGAGGCGGAAGCCGAACGGATCAGCGAGGCGGAAATCCGGCTGTCTGCCGCGGAAGCCTCTATCACACTGTCGGCCACGCAAGCCTGGGTCAATCAGCAGATATCCAATGCTCTGCTGGACCCCAGCCAGATCCCTGTGGTGGGGGATTTACAGGTACGGATCAATCAGGTTGAGGCGGACCTGGACGCGGCAGAGGCGGCAATCGCTCTGAAGGCCACGCAAACCGAAGTGGACGGGATGGACGCCCGCCTGAGTTCGGCGGAAGTGGATATCGACGCCGCCCAAGAGGCCATCACCCTGAAGGTGGATCAGGCGGATTTTGACGCCGCCGAAAGCCGCCTGTCCACGGCAGAGGTGCAGATCAGCACCCTGGATGGCCCGGCAATCACCCAGACCGTAAGCGACGTGCGGACCCTGCATGATCAGTTTGGCACTCAGGATATTGCCACCCTGGAGCAATTGCTGCTGGCTTATGAGCAGCGCGAAGCCCTGAAAACCCAGTTTGCCTATGCCACGCAGGATATCCGGGCGCGGGTAGATGATGACCGTAACGCAACAGCGGCCATCACTGCATCGCTGGGTGTGGCGATTGAAAACAGCGTAGCACTGATAGAGTCGGAAAAGCTGGTGCGCGCCAGCGGCGATGCCGCACTGGCCAGCAGCATTGATGCCCTGGAAGTCCGCCTAGATGGCGACATTGCTGCCCAGGCGTCCGCTTCCAGTGCGCTGACAACCCGTGTCAGCGCCGCAGAGGGCACCATCACCAGCCACGGCCAGAGCCTCACCAGCCTTGAGGCCCGCCTGGATAGCGCGGAGGGGGGTATTTCCGGCCAGGCCACGGCGCAATCGCAACTGGATGCGCGAGTCACCAGTGCGGAAGGCGTGATCATCAGTCACGGTCAAAGCCTCATCAGCCTGGACAGCCGCCTGGAAGATGCCGAGGGCAATGCTGACGTACAGGCCACAGCCCTCAGCCAGTTGTACACCCGCGTCAGCGATGCCGAAGGGGAAGTTTCCAGCCAAGCCACGGCGATCACTCAGCTGCAATCCGATGTGGGGGACAACAGCACCAGCATCCAGCAAACCTTGCAGACTGTGGATGGCGTGATGGGGGAATACACCTTGCGCATCGACAATAACGGCCATGTGTCAGGCATGGTGGTCAGGTCTGACCTGGATGACGAGGGCAAGCCCGCCGCCGAGATCGTGTTTCAAGCGGACATGTTTTCCATCGCCTCGCCCGATGGGGCGCAGAAGCGCACGCCTTTTGTGGTCTACACCGAGGACACCATGGTCGGCGGCATTTTGGTGCCTGCGGGCGTTTACATGCGCAAGGCGGCGATCCGCAAAGGCTCAATCGGAAATGCCGAGATCGCCGGGAGCCTTAAGTCTGAGGACTATGCGGAGGACGCAAACGGGATCCCGACCGAAGGCGTGAAGCTCGACTTCAGGAACAATGTTCTGAAAGTGGCCGGCGCAGTGATTTCCCGGCCTCTGGTCCTGGCGCAAGGCTCATTCACGGTATCAGGGGCTATTGGCAATGGCGCCCGCTGGGCCTTTGTGAATACCGGCATCCGGGTTGGAAAACTGGACGTCTGGCAGGCGCAACGATTTGCCCTGGCCGCTGCTGCATCGGTCACCACCACCGGCACGGCACCGGGCGGCATGGACCCCAACAATACTTTCTGGACCCTCAATACATCGATCCAGCCCGGCGCACGCTGGAACGGTTTCGGCGGCGGCAATCCCGTCCCAACCGCGGCCTGGAGCAAAGATCCTTCTGATCTGGTGGACCCACACTGGGCCAGCGGCAGCGATCAAAGGGTCTTTCTCGCAATCGATTTGGAGGCCCAGGGCGGCGTCTATTTCAACAACCCGAAAATCGAATGGACAGTGTTCCAGGTAACATAAGGAGGGCAGCCTCATGGCATGGCCAAAGGCAGGAACAGTCAGCGTTGCGAATGGCAGCGCAATCGTCACCGGCACCGGCACCAGTTTTTTTGGCAGCGCGCAGGCGGGCTGGGGCTGGGTCGGCCCGGACGGGCGGGTATATGAGGTGCTGGCAGTCAGCAGCGACACGCTTCTGACGATCACCCCCGCCTACCAGGGCGCA
Coding sequences:
- a CDS encoding phage protease, translating into MGNTYQTTAIAIQSELPSADGAGVPDWVHLLPTKSGLVQTNDSRGPYHVTDAEKIIAASFDGASKLPIDVNHATDLAAPKGLPAPARGWITKMQAREDGIWGQVEWTGKGRELLEDRAFAGISPVVALLQPAGREIVAIPRASLVNQPNLRGLTALNQESETMPFRETAAKLLGLAADASEEDITKALKARKPSEKSTELQSQLGQIGVALGCAEDAGAEDILTAAQSANADTTGKDAQIIALQSSLKGLSDQFSTLQEGNKKTAATAFVDGAIADMRMGVKPQRDTFIAMHQENPERTEAMINAFPKLEGELLPDTPPGGGTSLALNATELAGKATAYQLQQAKAGFEISITEAVHAVQEGKA
- a CDS encoding DUF2190 family protein, whose protein sequence is MIPTFIRGYEAASEITGYRIVKFADPANGQTIDLADSNTAASLGVSDSMGAPAGGMCDVHRAGLVPVILGGPVSTGDPLTSDADAAAVLAAGTASTTVRIVGFADEPGIAGDTIMAFLAPGLLHEA
- a CDS encoding gp436 family protein — translated: MAYAAQNDLVTRYGQDLLVELTDRGEEPTGEIDADVVAKAISGTDALIDGHLQGRYVLPMSETPPLIRELAEQITIYKLHRYTPSELIKDEHKAALATLEKIAKGTVRLPVAGVEPTTRPGNGVRVTDRERPLTALNLKGFI
- a CDS encoding phage tail terminator protein, with translation MLDAIVGRLNDQVPALSNRAKPVADLVEMIRSNRLPQNATATVSPAGLKGGKAEAGTGVFTQPLHRGYSVLLIAPSQSKTGAKALEEVDPLITSVASALAGWAPEAGPGVFQVDRGRLLSITGGRLLYELVFSINTELRVTP
- a CDS encoding phage tail tube protein, with product MAAPIYWRDKRILFKLESTYGDDAVPTGGANAIMGFDVTFKPMEGQDQERDLEQPGMSANGTIPTDIHAKLALTVDLSASGAAGTSPAWGPLLRACAVAETITAGTSVMYSPIVNGQEAGTVHISIGGTRYVMLGTRGTAEFMLDAQQTPKIKFDLTGLFTLPSDTAPPAVDLASWTEPLVVSHNNTPVFTIGGTSLVMKTAKLALGNKVEPRFLVGAERVLITDKSELFETAVEAQPLAGFNPFQMAMNMDQPAVVLTHGTEAGKIATLNLPTAQMQRPGLTQSQGIKEWPLRLVPRAATENSQWSLTLT
- a CDS encoding DUF1799 domain-containing protein, which encodes MQGKLFSTSPARCEEDEDAETLGIPKELMAAGRPGRSDPEGVWRQNAEAVEAFLDAATQLNRIALADGRSRITGLNYPGAQAAWAFSGTEMTPDLFAKVQIIESGVLAESIGN